One Halarcobacter ebronensis genomic window carries:
- a CDS encoding leucine-rich repeat domain-containing protein: protein MLKYLTKLKELNLDGNPVSDLSALKDLKYLEDLDLYNTQVSDLSPINNIKTLKSLSYGYMKDIDTIDISQIKDLTNLEYLGLGNVKVKNFQMINNFINLTNFSPPRSITVEDMGTLTNLKKLKRLDLDSAKFITNIDFILNFPNIEHLFLNKTNIKDISVLKKLPKLTILNISGTQVTDASGIMANTDIDPKYLTFTASNTQLRWCSPKNSQDIIDGKSCFEKDGTLKPFWKRWLGL from the coding sequence ATTTTAAAATATCTTACAAAACTAAAAGAGCTTAATTTAGATGGTAATCCTGTAAGTGATTTGAGTGCTTTAAAAGATTTAAAGTATTTAGAGGATTTAGATCTTTATAATACACAGGTTTCAGATTTATCTCCAATAAATAATATTAAAACTTTAAAAAGTTTATCATATGGTTATATGAAAGATATTGATACCATAGATATATCTCAAATCAAAGATTTAACAAACTTAGAATATTTAGGACTAGGAAATGTAAAAGTTAAAAATTTTCAAATGATTAATAATTTTATTAATCTTACAAACTTTAGTCCTCCTAGATCTATTACAGTGGAAGACATGGGTACTTTAACAAATCTTAAAAAACTAAAGAGATTAGATTTAGATAGTGCTAAGTTTATAACAAATATTGACTTTATATTAAATTTCCCAAATATAGAACATCTCTTTTTAAATAAAACAAATATAAAAGATATATCTGTTTTAAAAAAACTACCTAAGCTAACTATCCTTAATATATCAGGTACACAAGTTACAGATGCAAGTGGAATAATGGCAAATACAGATATAGATCCAAAGTATTTAACCTTTACTGCAAGTAATACACAACTTAGATGGTGTTCTCCTAAAAATTCTCAAGATATAATAGATGGTAAATCTTGTTTTGAAAAGGATGGTACACTCAAACCTTTTTGGAAAAGGTGGCTAGGATTATAA